The Candidatus Saganbacteria bacterium nucleotide sequence CCCTGTCGTTCATGTCGACGACCCTTGTCCATGTAATCCTGTCCTTGTCTATCCCGAGCTCATTTCCGAAATAAAGATGGTTATCGATCATCGCGGCAAGGAGATTGTGCGCGGCTCCTACCATATACATATCACCGGTAAAATGAAGGTTGATGTCTTCCATCGGGAGCACCTGCGAATACCCGCCTCCCGCTGCGCCGCCTTTTATTCCCATCGTAGGGCCGAGAGACGGCTCCCTTATACAGACCATGGTTTTCTTTCCTATTTTCTTTAAAGCCTGCGCCAGACCGATCGTCACCGTCGTTTTCCCCTCGCCAAAAGGCGTCGGGGATATCGTAGTGACAAGTATCAAACTCCCGTCCTTTTTCTTCACCCTTTTCTTATAAGCCGAAAGATAAATCTTTGCGATATGCCGTCCGTAAAGCTCTATCTCGCTCTTTTTCAACCCGAGCGATGCCGCGATCTTTTCTATCGGCAGGAGTTTACACTTCTTCGCGATCTCTATATCGGAGACCATAATACAGGCATTTTATCATAAATCAGTGAAATTTTTGGTTTTTCAAGACGATATAAAAGTAGTATATAGAAATAATAAACATGGCATTAATAATAAGAAAAGGACTTCCGCAATTATCTGCGGTCCCACATGCCGTATTCAGCGGTAACCTATATGGTTCCGACCCGAAGTATTCCAGGCGTATCTTCCCGAAAACTCCGGAACAAAGATTAACTACATTAGATGACGTATTCTCGGTATCGACAGTTTTCGGCCTGAAAGTCATAATCGTGCCAGACCAGAAAACTGCCGCGTATTTAGGCGCGGGAATAACTCTGAAAGCTTTTGAAGCTTTGGGAAATGAAAAGGCAACACTCGGCGTGTCAGCCGGAGGGACATGGGAAGAAACTAGATACGCGCTCGGGATGCCTGAATTTTCAAAAAACATATTCGGAATGAGCCTGCCCGTTAACAGGATCCCGTTCGTGGGTTCGATCGATGAATATGCCCTGCACAGGTCGCTGTACGACAAGATCACGGATGATATAGGTTCCGAATCCGATTTTATCGCCAACCGCCAGTCGCCCTGGACTTTTATGGGTGAACATCTTCTCTGGATGAACGCCGCCGGTTTTAATGAAGAGCAGTACATTGGCCCGCCTGTCAGATATGAATATGCGGATATTGAAGCATTAAGGATATTTGAAGATGTTCTAAAAAAGTATTTTGGCTGTTCTCTCGTCCAGTGGCACGGCATAGGGATAAACGGGCATGACGGTCAGTGCGAGCCCGGGGATTATGATCCTGTAAAAGAAGGTTTCAGGCTTTCAAGGTTGACCGATGCCACACGGATACAAAATACGGGAGGTTTTGTCCCTTCTTTTAAAACAACAGGATATTTAAGGGGCACGATGTTCAGGGATGTAGCCGCTGCATACGGGCTTCTGACATTCAATGAAATCATCAGTAAATGTCAGGTGCTTGCCGCGTCTTTTCACGGCGATAATGTACCTGATGAATTATCGTATGTTGAGCTTGAAGTGTACCGGGATTTTATGAGATCATTTGCTTCTTCCTGGGACAGCGTCCTTAAAACCGCAAAAAGGGTCCCCGCTTTCGGGCTTACCCGCGGTACCGGAGAGATGGCGCACGCATCAGACCTTCATCTTTTCATGGCCACCGGCGGGCACAAAGCTCTTGCGATGAAAAATGTCCTTGAGAAGCCGGTCAGTCCAAGATGGCCGTCATCCAGCCTTCAGACATACCCCAGGTCTGTAGTGATAATCGACAGCCTGGCAGCTCGCTTGTTGAACCGTAACGATATGTATTTTGTATTTGAAGCTGATGAAAGCACCGCTGAAAAGATCAGCCAATTCGATCTCGCATCTTTAAAGGCAAAGTTCTGGGATAGGCTTGACCGGAAGGGATAAAGTTCAGGCCTGTGATCTTCTTATCGTCCCGGCGATCCCCTGAGAGTACAATCCGTATTTTTCTAAAATAAAATCTCTTTTTCCCGCTTCGATGAACTTGTCGGGAAGGCCGATCCTCTTCACCGGTTTTATTATCTTTTCTTCTTCAAGTAGCTCGAGGACCGCGGAGCCGAAACCACCCTGGAGGCATCCTTCTTCGACGGTGACTATCTGACCGGCTTCTTTCGCTTCTTTCACGATAAGATCCCTGTCAAGAGGTTTTACAAACCGGGAATTGATGACAGTGGCGCTTACAGCGTCCTTTTCAAGCATCTTTGCCGCTTCTATCGAAGGGTGTACCATTGAACCGATAGATATGATCAAAATCGTTTCGGATTTCGGATTTCGGATTTCGGATTTATAAACTATCTCTCCTTTTCCTATCTCTATCTTCTTAAGCTCACCGTCCATTTTTACACCGGTAATCTTCGTTTTCGGGTACCTGAGCGATATCGGACCATCGTGATTTATCGCCGTAAAGATCATGTGCTGCAGTTCATTCTCATCCTTCGGCGCCATCACGACCATGTTCGGCAGGTGTCTCATATACGCGAGATCGAACACGCCGTTATGCGTAGGCCCGTCATCCCCTACCACCCCCGCCCTGTCCATGCAGAAAACGACATGGAGATTCTGCAGGCAGACATCATGGAATATTTGGTCGTAAGACCTCTGCAGAAAAGTCGAGTAGATCGCGCACACCGGGACCATCCCGCCTTTTGCCAGGCCGGCCGCAAAGATCACCGAGTGCTCCTCCGCTATGCCGACATCGTAAAATCTGTCAGGATAAGCTTTCGCGAACTCGTCAAGTCCGGTACCCTCGACCATCGCGGCTGTCACTGCCACGATATTTGGATCCTTTAAACCCAGGCGCAGGACAGTCTTCCCGAATATCTCTGTATATGTCGCCGGCAGGCTTTTTACCAGAGGCTCACCGGTCTTTACATCGAACGCTGCAACACCGTGAAACTTAGTCGGGTTCTTTTCCGCGGGAGGGTATCCTTTCCCTTTCTTTGTAAGGATATGAAGAAGTATGGGTCTCTGCACCTCTTTTGCAAATGAAAGGGCGCTCATCAGCAGGGTTATATTGTGCCCGTCAATAGGCCCGAGGTATTGTATGCCGAACTCTTCGACGATCACCTCGGTCTGGAAGTTTATGATAAAGTTTTTCATCCTGTTCTTCAATTTTTCGGCGATCTTGAACATAGGCATCCCGATCTTAGGGATCTTTTTTACCAATTTTTCTACGCGCGCCTTGGTCTTGGTGTAGATCGGGTTCATCCGCACTTTTGTGAAATATTCGGCAAGGGCCCCGACATTCTTTGATATGGACATCTCGTTGTCATTAAGGATGATGACGAGGTTGCTCTTCAGGTTCATCGCGTTATTGATCGCTTCAAGAGAAAGTCCTCCCGACAGCGATCCGTCCCCTATGGCCGCGACTACTTTATAATCTTTTCCTAAAAGATCTCTCGCCTTGGCAAGCCCTATGGCGGACGAAATGGCAGTGCTGGCGTGCCCGGTCGTGAACTGGTCATGCTCGCTTTCCTCCGAAGAGGGGTATCCGCTTATCCCGTCATACAGCCTCAGGGTACCGAACTGCTTTAGCCTTCCGGTCAATATCTTGTGCGCATATGACTGATGGCCTACGTCCCAGATGATCTTATCGGAGGGGGAATCAAAGATCGTGTGCAGCGCGATCGAAAGCTCGACGGAGCCCAGGTTGGAAGACAGGTGGCCGCCGTTCCTTGAAACTGTATCAATTATCACCGTCCTGATGTCTTTCGCAAGCTCATCCAGCTCGGGACCGGACAGTTTTTTTAGGTCGGACGGAAGATCAAGTCTGTCAAGCAACAAAGGAGTATACTCCAAAATACATAAGCAAAGATATTATCAGACCGAATATCAGGCCGGCAAGGACCTCGAGAGGCGTATGGCCCATGAACTCATGAAGTTTTTCACTGCTTATCCTGCCTGACTTGTAAAGGTCCTCGAGTATCCTGTTAAGTACTATCGACTGGGCACCGGTCGCGCGCCTCACTCCCACGGCGTCATACATCACTATGCAGGAAAAAGCCACTGAGATCGCGAACTGCGACGAGCACCAGCCGTTCCAGATGCCGACCGAGACGGCGAGAGAAGTTGCCATGGCGGAGTGCGCTGAAGGCATCCCTCCGGATTCTAAAAAATGGCGCCATTCAAGTTTTTTGTCGATCATATAGTAGTAGACGATCTTGAACGCCTGGCCAAGGAACATGGCCAGAAGCGAGGACATCAGAGGATAGTTCTTCAGTATCTCAAAAAGCACCTTCATGATGATTTAATTGTTCCTTTCCGCTGCAAATTTTGCCATTTCCCTCAACGGGTCGGCCGACTTATCGAACTTTTTCAGTGCCTTTAGCGCTGATTCTTTTTCTTTCAGGAGCATTTCCATGGAGGCCTCAAGTCCGAAGACCGAAGGGAACGTGATCTTCTCCTTCTTTTTGTCGGACATTGAAGGTTTTCCGGTCTCCTGAGGGTCTCCGCTCACATCAAGTATATCATCTTTTATCTGGAATGCCATTCCGGTGTGATAGGCATATTTTTTCAGGCATTCTATCTGCCATTTTTTTGCACCGGCCACTTTTGCTCCCGCATAACAGCTTGCCATCAGGAGTTCCGCGGTCTTTTTTCTGTGGATCTCAAGCAGCCATTCTTTGCCGGGCACGGCACCTTCGCTGATAAGGTCCAGTGATTGCCCTCCCGTCATGCCGGCGCATCCCGCAGCTTTTGAAATAACGCCGATAATACCGGAAAATTTCTTTACGGCAATATTGACGCTGTACGGAAGCTTAGCAAGCACTTCGAACGCCCTGATCAAAAGCGCGTCCCCGGCCAGGATCGCCGTCGCCTCGCCGAATTTCTTATGGCAGGAAGGAAGACCTCTTCTAAGATCGTCATCATCCATCGAAGGGAGATCGTCGTGGACAAGGGAAAAAGCATGTATCATCTCGATGGCGCACGCGGTCGTCATGACGTCCTCTTCTTTTCCTCCGACAGCCGAGGCGCTGGCAAGCACCAGTATCGGCCTGAAACGCTTTCCCGAAGAGAGAACGCTGTACCTCATGGCCTGTGACAGGACAGAATCATCATCCGGAAGCAGATGTTCAAGGCTTTTGTCGATCACCTGTTTTTTGTCGTTCAGATATGCTTTTATATCAAAGAAGAATTCTGTCATCTGACCGCCACTCCATTTTTTGACAGATACTGCTTTATATCCTTGATCCTCAACTGCCCGTAATGCAGCAGAGAAGCGAGCAGAGCGGCATCAGCCCTGCCATCGGTCAAAATATCATTGATGTGCTCAAGCGTTCCCGCCCCGCCGGATGCTATCACCGGGATGTTCACGCTTTCAGATACTGCCCTTGTCAGTTCTATATCATATCCGATCTTTGTCCCATCCCTGTCCATGCTGGTCAGAAGTATCTCGCCAGCCCCAAACTTTTCCGCCTTTTTTGCCCATTCTACGGCATCTATACCGGTCGGCGTCCTTCCGCCGTGCGTGTACACTTCCCATTTCTTTATGTCTTTCGGTCTGCTGCTAGTGACATGTTTCGCGTCGATAGCGATCACGATACACTGCGAGCCGAACCTCGCTGCCGAAGCGGTGATCAATCCGGGATCGTTCACTGCCGCAGTATTTATCGATACTTTGTCGGCACCTGAAGACAGTATCTCTCTTATAGCGTCCAGATCGCTTATCCCGCCGCCCACCGTGAACGGGATGAACACTTCTTCGGCCACCCTCCTTACAACATCGATCATCACGCCTCTTTTTTCATGAGATGCCGTGATGTCAAGGAAACACAGTTCGTCCGCGCCTTCTTTGTCGTAAACTTTAGCGAGCGAGACGGGGTCCCCTGCATCGGCAAGGTTCACAAAATTGATGCCTTTCACCACGCGCCCCTCTTTTACATCAAGGCAGGGGATTATTCTTTTTGCAAGCATTTAACTTTTTCCTTTTGACATCATTTTTGATACGGTCACGAACTCGTAACCTTTTGCCCTCAGGCTTTCGATTATCAACGGGAGCGCCCTGATCGTCTCCTCGCTGCCGTTATGGAAAAGGATGATATCCCCGTTACCCGCTTTCGCTATCACGCTGTCAGCGAGTTTTCTTCCGGTCTTTTCGTAATCCTCGTCGAGATCAAAATCGCGGGTCATCTTCACGAAGTCGCCGGCGTTGACGGACCAGTTTACCTGCCGCAAGCCGCATTTCGACGCGACAGATCTCGTCCTGAAAACAAAATCACCTCCCGGAGGCCTGAAAAGTCCGGGATATTTACCGGTTATGTCAAATATCACGGTATTCGTCTTTGTCAGTTCTTTCTTCAGGGCTTCTTCGGGCATGACGGAAATATTCCTATGAGTGTATGTGTGATTTCCTATCTCGTGGCCTTCGTCGTTCATCCTCATTATTATGTCGGGAAAATCCTTTGCTTCTTTGCCGACGACAAAGAAAGTGGCTTTGACCGTGTATCTTGTCAGGATGTCCAGCACTTTCTGGGAATATTCCGGCTTGGGCCCGTCATCAAAGGTCAATGCGATCTCTTTTTTATCCGCGGGGCCTTTCCAGATGACTTTTTGCATTATAAAAGCCGGCGCATGCTGTGAAAAAATTATCAGCAGTAATAGTATCAGGTATTTTTTTACCACAGGCGTCCTTCCGCATTCAACAGTAATCTCTTGTTGTCCATTCCGTATGAAAACCCGCCGAAGTCCTTCTTGCCCACGACCCTGTGACAGGGTATTACTACCGGAAGCCTGTTCCTTGAAAGCGCCTGGCCCACGGCCCTTGAGAAATTTGTATCGCCGATAAGGCGCGCTACCCAGCTGTACGAGCGCGTTTGTCCCCTCGGGATAGTCGCCGTTACCGCGAACACTTTTTTGTCAAAATCCGAGAAACCTTCAAGATCAAGACGATAATTGAACCTGACTCTTTTCTTTGCGAAATACCTTTTTAATTTTTTTTTGAGCCCGCCAAACGAAGCGGAATATTTCCTTATTTTTTTGAATGTCTTTTTGACCGTTTCTATCAGCTCGGACGGCGTTTTTTTGGGGAGTATTATGGAATACAATCCTTTATATGTCCTGATAGCGGCCATATACCCCGCGGGCATTTTAAATATCGCGTATGTGAATGTCTTTCGCTGAGTTACTCCCATATCCTGTAATTTTATCATGGAAATCGAGTATCCGGCCCGGTCCTGCTGACCCTGTTATCCAGATACCATTTCAATATGTCGTGCGCTATCCTGGCGGTCACCTGATCGCCGTGCATCCCGTGCTCGACGAACGCTGCTATCGCTATTTGCGGTTCGTTATAAGGCGCGTAGCAGACGAACCAGGCGTGCGGAGGTTTTCTCGGGTTCTCGGCTGTCCCGGTCTTCCCTGCAGCTTCAAAAGTGATTATCCTTGCCGCCCTTCCGGTGCCTCTTGACACGACATCATGCAGAGCTGACCTTACAAGGACAAGGTTTTTTTGCGAGACAGGCACATCCCCGATCCGTTTTGGTTTATATAAATATATTTCTTCACCTTCCCTGTCTCTGATGTCGGTCACCAGATGCGGTTCAAATCGTGCGATGCCGTTGGCTATAGACGCGTATACATTCACCATCTGCAAAGGCGTCACCCATAAAAATCCCTGGCCGATGCCGTAGTTTATCGAATCTCCGGGATACCATGGTTCCTTATAGACCCTCTTTTTCCAAGCCGAGTCAGGGACCACTCCTTTTGCTTCCGACGGCAGATCTATCCCCGTGCGTTCCCCGAGACCGAACCCTTTTGCGAGATCGGCGAGCCGGTCCGGCCCGGCCCGGAGTCCCATATTGTAAAATACGATGTCGCATGACTGCACTAAGCCTTCCATAAGCGTCAGGGTCCCGTGCCCCTTTGTCTTCCAGCACTTTGCCGTGCGCTGGCCGAGCTTGAAATATCCCGGACAGAAGAATGTCTCTCCCGGTTTTGCCAGCGCTCTTTCAAGGACCGCAGAGATAGTTATCGCCTTAAAGATAGATCCAGGCGGATAAACGCTCAGGGCCCTGTTCAAGAACGGATGGTTCCCTCCGGACAGCTGTTTCCAGGTCGAGGGGGATATGGGACCGGAAAAGATATTAGGATCATAGCTCGGATGCGAAACGAGAGCAAGA carries:
- the dxs gene encoding 1-deoxy-D-xylulose-5-phosphate synthase, which codes for MLLDRLDLPSDLKKLSGPELDELAKDIRTVIIDTVSRNGGHLSSNLGSVELSIALHTIFDSPSDKIIWDVGHQSYAHKILTGRLKQFGTLRLYDGISGYPSSEESEHDQFTTGHASTAISSAIGLAKARDLLGKDYKVVAAIGDGSLSGGLSLEAINNAMNLKSNLVIILNDNEMSISKNVGALAEYFTKVRMNPIYTKTKARVEKLVKKIPKIGMPMFKIAEKLKNRMKNFIINFQTEVIVEEFGIQYLGPIDGHNITLLMSALSFAKEVQRPILLHILTKKGKGYPPAEKNPTKFHGVAAFDVKTGEPLVKSLPATYTEIFGKTVLRLGLKDPNIVAVTAAMVEGTGLDEFAKAYPDRFYDVGIAEEHSVIFAAGLAKGGMVPVCAIYSTFLQRSYDQIFHDVCLQNLHVVFCMDRAGVVGDDGPTHNGVFDLAYMRHLPNMVVMAPKDENELQHMIFTAINHDGPISLRYPKTKITGVKMDGELKKIEIGKGEIVYKSEIRNPKSETILIISIGSMVHPSIEAAKMLEKDAVSATVINSRFVKPLDRDLIVKEAKEAGQIVTVEEGCLQGGFGSAVLELLEEEKIIKPVKRIGLPDKFIEAGKRDFILEKYGLYSQGIAGTIRRSQA
- a CDS encoding divergent PAP2 family protein; this translates as MKVLFEILKNYPLMSSLLAMFLGQAFKIVYYYMIDKKLEWRHFLESGGMPSAHSAMATSLAVSVGIWNGWCSSQFAISVAFSCIVMYDAVGVRRATGAQSIVLNRILEDLYKSGRISSEKLHEFMGHTPLEVLAGLIFGLIISLLMYFGVYSFVA
- a CDS encoding polyprenyl synthetase family protein, with the protein product MTEFFFDIKAYLNDKKQVIDKSLEHLLPDDDSVLSQAMRYSVLSSGKRFRPILVLASASAVGGKEEDVMTTACAIEMIHAFSLVHDDLPSMDDDDLRRGLPSCHKKFGEATAILAGDALLIRAFEVLAKLPYSVNIAVKKFSGIIGVISKAAGCAGMTGGQSLDLISEGAVPGKEWLLEIHRKKTAELLMASCYAGAKVAGAKKWQIECLKKYAYHTGMAFQIKDDILDVSGDPQETGKPSMSDKKKEKITFPSVFGLEASMEMLLKEKESALKALKKFDKSADPLREMAKFAAERNN
- the hisF gene encoding imidazole glycerol phosphate synthase subunit HisF, with protein sequence MLAKRIIPCLDVKEGRVVKGINFVNLADAGDPVSLAKVYDKEGADELCFLDITASHEKRGVMIDVVRRVAEEVFIPFTVGGGISDLDAIREILSSGADKVSINTAAVNDPGLITASAARFGSQCIVIAIDAKHVTSSRPKDIKKWEVYTHGGRTPTGIDAVEWAKKAEKFGAGEILLTSMDRDGTKIGYDIELTRAVSESVNIPVIASGGAGTLEHINDILTDGRADAALLASLLHYGQLRIKDIKQYLSKNGVAVR
- a CDS encoding polysaccharide deacetylase family protein: MQKVIWKGPADKKEIALTFDDGPKPEYSQKVLDILTRYTVKATFFVVGKEAKDFPDIIMRMNDEGHEIGNHTYTHRNISVMPEEALKKELTKTNTVIFDITGKYPGLFRPPGGDFVFRTRSVASKCGLRQVNWSVNAGDFVKMTRDFDLDEDYEKTGRKLADSVIAKAGNGDIILFHNGSEETIRALPLIIESLRAKGYEFVTVSKMMSKGKS
- a CDS encoding methylated-DNA--[protein]-cysteine S-methyltransferase → MIKLQDMGVTQRKTFTYAIFKMPAGYMAAIRTYKGLYSIILPKKTPSELIETVKKTFKKIRKYSASFGGLKKKLKRYFAKKRVRFNYRLDLEGFSDFDKKVFAVTATIPRGQTRSYSWVARLIGDTNFSRAVGQALSRNRLPVVIPCHRVVGKKDFGGFSYGMDNKRLLLNAEGRLW
- the mrdA gene encoding penicillin-binding protein 2, with amino-acid sequence MNEIKEMKSQALMIGAVLGLALAAIVVRLWQVQVIDSASYRRLAQINAARTMPVIAPRGVIYDRYGKLLVGNKPVFSVYVLQSETKNRQYLIKKLAALLSMQAEEIEKRLNEKKARPFDPVIIKENTPIDAVTRIEEERSGLEGVVVSVRPVRVYPNKSIAAHVLGYIGEVTALDIEKDSGKLLGSGDLIGKAGIEKIYDAYLRGSNGGERASINIFGSSGQMKDAQESVPGKNLKLTIDLDLQKTAEKALGSSNGAVVVLDPSNGDVLALVSHPSYDPNIFSGPISPSTWKQLSGGNHPFLNRALSVYPPGSIFKAITISAVLERALAKPGETFFCPGYFKLGQRTAKCWKTKGHGTLTLMEGLVQSCDIVFYNMGLRAGPDRLADLAKGFGLGERTGIDLPSEAKGVVPDSAWKKRVYKEPWYPGDSINYGIGQGFLWVTPLQMVNVYASIANGIARFEPHLVTDIRDREGEEIYLYKPKRIGDVPVSQKNLVLVRSALHDVVSRGTGRAARIITFEAAGKTGTAENPRKPPHAWFVCYAPYNEPQIAIAAFVEHGMHGDQVTARIAHDILKWYLDNRVSRTGPDTRFP